In Porites lutea chromosome 7, jaPorLute2.1, whole genome shotgun sequence, a single window of DNA contains:
- the LOC140944340 gene encoding melanocyte-stimulating hormone receptor-like, producing the protein MNNINTSFKNSTEWNVQTNYSCFYLTRFLIYDQEPLRISLIVNCALNVFLSITAIVGNMSILWALKRCSQSLRPPSKALLCSLSLSDLAVGVLVQPLYVAYKVAEMSDHFRIFCIAGIGFHLSANVFQAVSFLTVTAISLDRLLALYLQTAYNAKIYQRRAWILVFLLWSSASLWVVTWFINITIYQIFNVTSVCICLVICASAYIKLQIRLRKRQTVIKCRLRTHDQNEPQGIVKIHTPHLHLYRRSVTTMFYIYILLILCYAPYWLMFIVIQITGRSSTKIAALSFSMTLLFANVSVNPFLYCWRIHEVRKEIVRILDRMRCRKQP; encoded by the coding sequence ATGAACAACATTAATACAAGCTTCAAAAATTCCACTGAATGGAACGTCCAAACAAATTACTCATGCTTCTATCTGACTAGGTTTCTTATTTACGATCAAGAGCCTTTGAGAATTTCTCTTATTGTCAATTGTGCGTTAAATGTATTCCTATCTATCACAGCCATTGTTGGAAATATGTCCATCCTATGGGCTTTGAAGCGGTGCTCCCAATCACTCCGCCCTCCTTCGAAAGCTCTGTTGTGTAGTTTATCACTATCTGATTTGGCTGTTGGTGTCCTTGTTCAGCCCTTGTACGTGGCTTACAAAGTCGCCGAAATGAGCGATCACTTTCGAATCTTTTGTATCGCTGGAATTGGATTCCATCTATCTGCCAATGTGTTTCAAGCGGTTTCTTTTCTAACGGTGACAGCCATATCGTTGGACAGGCTATTGGCGCTGTATTTACAGACAGCATACAATGCAAAGATCTACCAAAGGCGAGCTTGGATTTTGGTCTTTCTTTTGTGGTCTTCAGCAAGTCTTTGGGTGGTCACATGGTTCATAAATATCACAATTTATCAGATATTTAACGTTACCAGCGTGTGTATATGCCTTGTAATCTGCGCATCGGCTTACATTAAGCTTCAGATTCGCCTTCGAAAGCGGCAAACTGTAATAAAGTGTCGTCTTAGGACTCATGACCAAAATGAACCACAAGGAATTGTGAAGATTCACACACCACATCTTCATTTGTACCGAAGATCTGTGACCACGAtgttttacatttacattttactGATTCTGTGCTACGCACCCTACTGGCTGATGTTCATTGTTATACAAATAACTGGTAGGAGTTCTACAAAAATTGCTGCCCTAAGTTTTTCAATGACGCTCCTATTCGCCAATGTGAGTGTTAATCCGTTTCTTTACTGTTGGAGAATTCACGAAGTTCGAAAGGAAATCGTAAGGATACTGGATAGAATGAGATGTCGAAAACAACCTTAA
- the LOC140944081 gene encoding QRFP-like peptide receptor, with protein MVLNSNATTMLSTTSFPSSTEELYADDLPSWLHALAFITYVVLFVFAFVVDSAILFVFWRAKELRNITNNLLCNMVAADLLFALQTPLEGVSIFKDVWESGDGLCKVHRYVLHVFYYVVIISLTIVSIERYLAICQPIRFKGHEAKFKCGRLIFLAWITSLILSLPQLFLSSVEMSHRGQQVCMQSRPDDYLPVFLAYHVPKFILLYFVPLVILIFTYAKVSKKLSDVVGRYRERSRFDICSVMKMRRSIIRMLLVVVIVFFVCLTPFTVIELLHVVPLMKSYDPFGILMVCVDLLAFLHAVLNPVVSSFLSKEFRNAAKRAFNCPKKFDLCNNKRKSKKNNKNCKLKQMEQNHGMNEGKVWRNHDNLSTKSSSDFNHGSEGVVNEGATLSFETLTETTDLPKEDE; from the coding sequence ATGGTGTTGAACAGCAATGCAACAACAATGCTTTCGACCACAAGTTTCCCGAGCTCCACAGAAGAATTGTATGCTGACGATTTACCTTCCTGGCTTCACGCTCTTGCTTTTATCACTTATGttgtactttttgtttttgctttcgtCGTGGACTCAGCTATACTATTCGTGTTTTGGCGAGCGAAAGAACTACGAAATATTACCAATAACTTGCTTTGCAACATGGTTGCAGCGGACTTGCTTTTTGCATTGCAAACTCCCTTGGAAGGAGTGTCCATTTTCAAGGACGTTTGGGAATCAGGGGATGGCCTTTGCAAAGTCCATCGTTATGTGCTACATGTATTTTATTACGTTGTTATAATAAGCTTGACCATTGTTAGCATTGAGAGATACTTAGCAATATGTCAACCCATACGATTCAAGGGCCACGAAGCTAAATTCAAATGTGGGAGACTCATCTTTCTAGCGTGGATTACGTCGTTAATCTTGTCGCTACCACAACTTTTTCTCAGTTCCGTCGAAATGTCACACCGCGGCCAACAAGTATGCATGCAGAGCCGCCCAGATGACTACTTGCCAGTTTTTCTGGCTTATCACGTACCCAAGTTCATTTTGTTGTACTTTGTTCCTCTTGTGATCTTGATTTTTACGTACGCGAAAGTTTCGAAGAAACTCTCCGACGTTGTAGGGAGATATCGTGAGAGATCACGATTCGATATTTGTAGCGTCATGAAAATGCGGCGTAGTATCATCCGGATGCTTCTAGTTGTAGTGATAGTGTTCTTCGTCTGTCTAACTCCTTTTACGGTTATTGAACTGTTGCATGTTGTACCTCTTATGAAATCTTACGACCCCTTTGGTATTCTTATGGTTTGTGTAGACTTGTTAGCCTTCCTGCACGCCGTGTTAAATCCTGTAGTAAGCTCTTTCCTGAGCAAGGAATTCAGGAACGCTGCAAAAAGAGCTTTTAACTGTCCAAAAAAGTTTGATTTGtgcaacaacaaaagaaaaagcaagAAGAACAATAAAAATTGCAAGCTAAAACAAATGGAGCAGAACCATGGAATGAACGAAGGCAAAGTGTGGCGTAATCACGACAACTTATCCACCAAATCTTCGAGTGACTTTAACCACGGCAGTGAAGGTGTAGTTAATGAAGGAGCGACCTTGTCTTTTGAGACACTAACTGAGACGACTGATTTACCAAAGGAAGACGAATAA
- the LOC140944087 gene encoding neuropeptide Y receptor type 6-like has protein sequence MDSESNGPSPSLEAKPTLPSENDSTFQMSLQMVVETIFIVFGVPSNILAIFYLWKKSNGSLSPAVPLLVNLAAADLLVLTVFMPFYLVYEAMEFHWPFGVLLCKGVFSLTHICMYASLATLATIAVERYLITFYNSIKQSLVRYLIIVIWVAAFILSIPQLVFLQTINVNSLDGIEEKEFLSSEMEAEDKLEEIYICDIVWPQPNFEKILQPIDAVLLYLVPLAFVFVIYVKIVLKLRAIDGKRLPPARRVFVKQRKCVIRKMIAVIAIFALCHLPIHVFHLLRVFFYQTWEVLVTEYPWLFSLCANLVLATHVINPFLYGSIHRCFICSMEFIKCLDCRLRFSSSASSFRSPLIRWSNTKQTFVKN, from the coding sequence ATGGATTCTGAATCTAACGGGCCGTCTCCTAGTCTCGAAGCAAAACCGACACTTCCGTCGGAGAACGACAGCACTTTCCAGATGTCCTTACAGATGGTGGTAGAAACGATTTTTATCGTCTTTGGCGTTCCAAGCAACATTTTGGCAATTTTCTATCTCTGGAAGAAATCCAACGGTTCGCTGTCGCCTGCTGTACCGTTATTGGTTAACTTAGCTGCGGCTGACCTACTAGTATTAACAGTTTTTATGCCGTTTTACCTTGTGTATGAGGCTATGGAGTTTCATTGGCCCTTTGGGGTCCTCCTCTGCAAGGGGGTTTTCTCCTTAACACATATCTGTATGTATGCTTCGCTTGCGACCCTGGCGACCATAGCCGTAGAGAGATACCTTATAACATTTTACAACTCGATCAAACAAAGTCTTGTCAGGTATCTTATTATAGTGATTTGGGTGGCTGCTTTCATCCTTAGCATTCCTCAGTTAGTTTTTCTCCAAACCATTAATGTGAATTCCCTTGATGGTATTGAGGAAAAAGAGTTTTTGTCTAGCGAGATGGAGGCAGAGGATAAATTGGAGGAAATATACATATGCGACATAGTTTGGCCACAAccgaattttgagaaaattctCCAACCAATTGACGCTGTTCTATTGTATTTAGTACctttagcttttgtttttgtcatttatgTTAAGATCGTCCTTAAACTGCGCGCTATTGACGGTAAAAGGCTTCCTCCTGCGAGGCGGGTTTTCGTAAAGCAACGAAAATGTGTGATTCGCAAAATGATAGCCGTTATAGCGATCTTCGCGCTGTGCCATCTTCCGATTCACGTGTTTCACCTGCTCCGCGTCTTTTTTTATCAGACCTGGGAGGTACTCGTGACGGAGTATCCATGGCTGTTTTCTCTCTGTGCGAACCTGGTACTCGCTACTCACGTCATCAACCCGTTTTTGTACGGCTCGATTCACCGCTGCTTCATATGCAGTATGGAATTTATTAAGTGTCTAGATTGCCGTCTACGTTTTAGCTCTTCTGCAAGTTCATTTCGTTCTCCCCTCATTCGCTGGAGTAACACTAagcaaacgtttgttaaaaactga